The DNA segment GTAGGCCGAACCGTCGAAGACCAGGTACAGCGCCCACGCGCCGACGGCGAACAGCAGGACACCGAGCACCCTGCGGATCCAGCCACGCGCACCGAGTACCCCGCCGATCGCAGCAAGCGAGAACAACGCGATCGGCACCTGCCAGGAGACGAGGTCGGATCCGGTGAGGTCGCCGCTGACCCTGCCGTCGACGGTGCGGCCTTCCGGTACCTCGATCCAGACGAGCTGGGAGGAAACCCACAGCGCGATCGCGCTCAGCAGCAACGCGACCACGACTATCCACAGTGGACGCTTGGTTGCCCGTTCGGCCGGTGCCACCGCTCGCTCAGCCAACAGAGGCGTCCGTTGTCGATGCGGGAGCCAGCGTGTTGGCCGCCGCGACGGCGGAAAGCACCGTGCGGGCCTTGTTCAGCGATTCGTTGTCCTCGTACGCCTCGTCGGAATCGGCGACGACACCGCCGCCCGCCTGAACATGGGCGACTCCGTCCTTGACGAGCGCGGTGCGGATCGCGATGGCGGTGTCGGCGTCGCCCGCGAAGTCGAGATAACCGACGACGCCTCCGTACAGTCCCCTTCGCGTCGGTTCGAGTTGCTCGATCAGCTCCATCGCCCGCACCTTCGGGGCGCCGGTCAGCGTCCCCGCCGGAAAACACGCGGCGACGGCGTCGAAAGCCGTTTTGCCGTCGGCGAGCTGGCCGGTGACGGTCGAGACGATGTGCATGACGTGGCTGTACCGCTCGACCGCGAAGAAATCGACGACGTGGACCGTTCCCGGCTTGCACACCTTGCCGAGATCGTTGCGGCCGAGATCGACCAGCATCAGGTGTTCGGCGCGTTCCTTCTCGTCGCTCAGCAGATCCTTGGCCAGTTGCGCGTCCTCTTCCGGATCGGTACCGCGCCAGCGGGTTCCCGCGATCGGATGCGTCGTGGCCTTGCCGTCGCGCACGGTCACCAGCGACTCGGGACTGGAACCGACGATGTCGAATCCTTCGAGCCGCAACAGATACATGTACGGACTGGGGTTGGACGTGCGTAGCACGCGGTACACGTCCAGCGCGTCGGCTCCCGTTTCCATTTCGAATCGTTGCGAGGGAACGATCTGGAACGCCTCACCCGCGTGGATGGCTTCCCTCGCCGCGCGAATCGCCGCGTGGAAGTCCTCCTTCGTCCTCCTGCGCGTGAATTCGGGCGCGGGGCGATCGAATACGGCGTTCGTCGCGGGCGCCGCCGTGGCGAGGCGCGCCGTCATCTCGTCGAGCCTGCGCACCGCGTCGGAATAGGCGGCGTCGACCCGCTCTGGCGAGTCGTCCCAGTTGACCGCGTTGGAGATGAGCGTGACCGTGCCCTCGTGGTGATCGAAAGCGGCGAGATCCGTCGCGAGCAACATCGTCAGCTCGGGGATCTCGATGTCCTTCTCGGCCAGTTCCGGCAGTTTCTCGATCCAGCGCACCGCGTCGTAGCCGATGTAGCCGACCATTCCCCCGGTCAGCGGAGGCATTCCGGGCAGCGGCTCAGTGTGCAGCGCCGCGATCGTCTCCCTGAGCACGGTCAGCGGGTCACCCTCGGAAGGGAGGTTCGCGATCGGAGCGCCGGTCCACACCGCCTTGCCGTCGCGCACGGTGAGCGCCGAAGGGCTGTGCACACCGATGAAGGACCATCGTGACCAGGACTGCCCGTTCTCGGCTGATTCGAGCAGGAAGGTGCCGGGACGGTCACCCGCGAGCTTGCGATAGAGCGCGACCGGGGTGTCGGCGTCGGCGAGCAGGCGCCTGACGACGGGAATGACCCTGCGGCCTTCCGCGAGCGCGCGGAACTCCTCCCGGCCTGGACTCACGACACCGAGACCGGTGGTAGCGGCGTCGAGGGATTGGGCAGTCACCATGTGGTCATTGTGCCGCCGTCCTCCGACCGGCTCGCCACGGGGATAATTCATTGACTGTTGAATTACTTGCCCCGCTCGTTCATGATGGAGGGGTGACAACCTCGAACGACGCTACTCCCGCACGCCGCAGAGGTCGAAGGCCCGCGGGCGAGGACACCAGGACCGCCCTCATCGCGGCGGCGAGAGCGGTGTTCGCCGAGAGCGGTTACGACGGTGCCACCGTCAGGGCCATCGCCGCGAAGGCAGGCGTCGACGCCGCGATGGTGAACCACTGGTTCGGCGGCAAGGAAGGGCTGTTCGCGCAGGCGATACTCAACGTGCCCTTCGACATCATGGAGGTCATCGAGCTGGTGACCCGGGACGGCCCGCACAACATGGGCGAGAACATCGTCCGGACCTTCGTCACCAGGTGGGACGGGGCTGGGGGCGAATTCTTCGTCGCGCTGATCCGCAGTGTCACCACCCACCCAGAGGCACTGCACACGCTCAAGAGCGTGCTCATCAACCGCATCTTCGGCGCGGTCGCCGAAGCGACCGGAAGTGACCAGCCGA comes from the Prauserella marina genome and includes:
- a CDS encoding Trp biosynthesis-associated membrane protein → MAERAVAPAERATKRPLWIVVVALLLSAIALWVSSQLVWIEVPEGRTVDGRVSGDLTGSDLVSWQVPIALFSLAAIGGVLGARGWIRRVLGVLLFAVGAWALYLVFDGSAYDVAWSGWAPGYPEQGEPSRTLWGPATAAAAGVLVVLSGAMLVVRGHRMPRLGAKYSAPGEQKAAKDPDTELWDALSEGEDPTTRS
- a CDS encoding anthranilate synthase component I, whose protein sequence is MVTAQSLDAATTGLGVVSPGREEFRALAEGRRVIPVVRRLLADADTPVALYRKLAGDRPGTFLLESAENGQSWSRWSFIGVHSPSALTVRDGKAVWTGAPIANLPSEGDPLTVLRETIAALHTEPLPGMPPLTGGMVGYIGYDAVRWIEKLPELAEKDIEIPELTMLLATDLAAFDHHEGTVTLISNAVNWDDSPERVDAAYSDAVRRLDEMTARLATAAPATNAVFDRPAPEFTRRRTKEDFHAAIRAAREAIHAGEAFQIVPSQRFEMETGADALDVYRVLRTSNPSPYMYLLRLEGFDIVGSSPESLVTVRDGKATTHPIAGTRWRGTDPEEDAQLAKDLLSDEKERAEHLMLVDLGRNDLGKVCKPGTVHVVDFFAVERYSHVMHIVSTVTGQLADGKTAFDAVAACFPAGTLTGAPKVRAMELIEQLEPTRRGLYGGVVGYLDFAGDADTAIAIRTALVKDGVAHVQAGGGVVADSDEAYEDNESLNKARTVLSAVAAANTLAPASTTDASVG
- a CDS encoding TetR/AcrR family transcriptional regulator, with product MTTSNDATPARRRGRRPAGEDTRTALIAAARAVFAESGYDGATVRAIAAKAGVDAAMVNHWFGGKEGLFAQAILNVPFDIMEVIELVTRDGPHNMGENIVRTFVTRWDGAGGEFFVALIRSVTTHPEALHTLKSVLINRIFGAVAEATGSDQPNLRASLCATQIIGLGMARYVAGLEPVASADVETLVPAIAPTLQRYLTGDIG